GGCCCGCCGATCGTCCTGCTCGACACCGTCACCCGGAGCCGCCGGGTCGTCCGCACCGCCAACCCCGACACCATGGTGCGCAAGCAGGTCTTCTCGGTCGCCGTCGAGCAGGCCGCCGGCGCACCGCCCAGCGCGCTGGCGTATGCGCTGGTGCCGAACGCGTCGGCGCAACGGCTGCGGTCGTACCGGCACGGGCCGGTGGTGGTCCTGGCCAACAGCACCCGGATCCAGGCGATCCGGCACTCGGGGCTGGATCTGGTCGCGGCCAACGTCTTCGGGTCCGGCCGGTACCAGGTCGACCGGCTCTCGATCGACGGCCCGGCGTCGGTGCTGGTGCGGCAGAACCGCGACCACAGCACCTCGGTCGCGGTCTCCGATCCGACGATGGGGCGCGACACGGTCTCGGTGACCCTGCGCGGCCGGCGGCTCCGGGTGGTCGCGGCGGACGACGTGGTCCGGGTCGACCGGATCCCCGGCGGCACCCGGATCCAGGTCGCCACCCGGCGGGCGTACGGCCGCAGTTTCGGCGTGACACTCCGGTAGTTCCGGTCGGCCGTCGCCGGTGACCACGCGCCTCGATCGTGGGATAGTGCAGAGCCATGGACGCCGCGCAGTTCTGGGCCCTGGTCGAGGAATCCGCCGCCGCGCACACCGATCCGGACGAGCGGTCCGAGTGGCTGATCGAGCGGCTGTCCAGGCTTCCGGTGAGCCAGATCTTCGCCTTCGAGGCCCGGCTCGCGCAGGAGGACGCCCGGGCGATGACCTGGCTGATGTGGGGAGCCGCGCACCGGATCCTCTCGTTCTGCTCCGACGACGGCTTCACCGACTTCCGGGCCTGGGCGGTCGGGCTCGGCCGGGACACGTTCCGGCGGATCGTCCGTCAGCCCGACGAGTTGGCCCTGCTGCCCGGGGTACGACGACTGGCGGGACGCCCGTGTCGAGATTGGACGGAGGTCGAGTGGCCCGGTTGGGAGGGCCTGACCTCCGTCGCCGACGGCGCGTACGAACGCCGCACCGGTGACGAGGGCGACCTCGGCGAGCAGTCCTGGCCGGTGACCGGCGACCGGCGTACCCCGGCGACGTTCACCGACCCGCGCTGGGACTTCGACGATCCCGTCGAGGCCGCCCGCCGGCTGCCCCGGTTGACGGCGCTCTTTCCGGAGACCGAGGCGCAACGGCACCGGCAGTTCGACCGGGAACTCGCGGCCCGGGGCGAAACTCCCGCGAACTTCTTCTTCGGCAACCGCGACTGAACGCCAGACCGGTCAGCTACTGAGCGCTGACCCGGGCAGCCACTGAGCACTGGCCCGGGCAGCCACTGAGCACTGGCCCGGTCAGCTCCGAGCGCGCGGCAGGCAGCACTTCTTGTACTTCAGTCCCGAACCGCACCAGCACGCCCCGTTGCGTTCCGGCGGCCACGGAAGCTGCGCGGAGCGGGTCGCCAGCTCCTCCGCGTACCCGGTCCGGCTCTGCTGCTCCGCCGGATCCGTGCCCTGCCGGGTGCCGTAGTCGGCGAGTCCGTCGGCCGAGCCGCGCAGCGGGCCCACCCCGATGCGCCCGAGGTTGGCCTGCCGGACGAGTTCCCGCTGTACCCGGGCCCGGTGCTCGTCCCAGTCCCGGCCGTACGTCTCGGCCAGGCTGGACCAGCGCGCGGAGAGGGCGTCGAAGTCGTCCCGTGGCCAGAACAGCCGGGCCTCGGCACCGGGTTCGGCGGTCGCGGCCTGGGTGGCGTTGCTGAACAGTTCGTTCTCCAGCCGGTCGGCCAGGTTGTCGTTCTGGTCGTGTGGCAGCGAGAGTTCGCGCCGTACCCGGTGCCGCTGTTGCAGCAGGAAGAAGAGCACTCCGGAGGCTTCCAGCGCCGTCGGCTCGGCCGGCGTCTGCGTGGACTCGGCCGGCGTTTCGGTGGACTCGGCCGGTGCCTCCGGCGGGGCGGCCCGGTCCCGCAGCGCGGTCTCCACCGCCGAGGTCAGCCACTGCTCGGCGAGGTCGGTCCGGCCACCCGTGTCGAGCGCGGCACTGAGGTAGGCGGCGGCGTCGGGGTGCTCGCCCAGCAGCGGACGCAGGACGGTGAGTTCGGCGAGTGCCTGGTCGGCCCGGCCGAGCCGGAACAGGATCCGCGCGTGCAGCGCCCGGGCGAAGCCCGCGTCGGTGTCACCGCTGTCCCCGTACGCCTGCACGGCCTGGTCCGCGTACCGCAGCGCGGCGTCGAGCTTCGCCTTGACCTCGGCGATCTCGGCGGCCAGCGTCAGCGCCCGGCCGGTGTCCGCCGGGTCCGCGAGCCGGCCCTGGGCGACCGCGTCGGCGATCTCGGCGGCGATGCCGAGCGGGTTGGCCGCGCCGAGCGCGGACTGCCGGAGTTCGGTGAGATCTGCGCTGGTGAGAACGTCTTTCGTCGGCACCGTTTCACCGTACTGCGGTAGCCCGGCGCAACCCGGCCGCTCGGGGAGTTGCGCCCGTCTCACCGGGCCTGCGGAACCAGAACCCGCTGGTGGTTTCGGCATTCCTGGCCGGATCCGGCCATCGTGACCGTCTTCACGCGGCCCACTCTGCGGCGTAACCTGCCTGAAACGATTCAGTAGGAGGACGGGTTGAGTCAGCCCAGCGCCGACCAGACCGCCGAGACCACCACCGCGTTCTCCCGCCGAGGGTTCCTCGCCGCGAGCGGCACTCTCGCGATCGGTGCCGCCTCCGCAGCCACCGGAATCGCGGTCGGAGCCGTGGCCGACGCCGCTCCGGCGCTCGCGACGCCCGCCGGGAAACCGGCCCCGACCGGCCTGCTCACCTCCCTCCTGGACACTCCGCTCGGAATCGTCCCGGACCGGCCACGACTGAGCTGGATCGTGCCCGCACTCGGCCGGGCACCCCGGCAGTACGCGTACCAGGTGCAGGTCGCGCACACCCGCAAGGAACTGTCCA
The nucleotide sequence above comes from Plantactinospora soyae. Encoded proteins:
- a CDS encoding DUF4240 domain-containing protein, which translates into the protein MDAAQFWALVEESAAAHTDPDERSEWLIERLSRLPVSQIFAFEARLAQEDARAMTWLMWGAAHRILSFCSDDGFTDFRAWAVGLGRDTFRRIVRQPDELALLPGVRRLAGRPCRDWTEVEWPGWEGLTSVADGAYERRTGDEGDLGEQSWPVTGDRRTPATFTDPRWDFDDPVEAARRLPRLTALFPETEAQRHRQFDRELAARGETPANFFFGNRD
- a CDS encoding SEC-C domain-containing protein, which translates into the protein MPTKDVLTSADLTELRQSALGAANPLGIAAEIADAVAQGRLADPADTGRALTLAAEIAEVKAKLDAALRYADQAVQAYGDSGDTDAGFARALHARILFRLGRADQALAELTVLRPLLGEHPDAAAYLSAALDTGGRTDLAEQWLTSAVETALRDRAAPPEAPAESTETPAESTQTPAEPTALEASGVLFFLLQQRHRVRRELSLPHDQNDNLADRLENELFSNATQAATAEPGAEARLFWPRDDFDALSARWSSLAETYGRDWDEHRARVQRELVRQANLGRIGVGPLRGSADGLADYGTRQGTDPAEQQSRTGYAEELATRSAQLPWPPERNGACWCGSGLKYKKCCLPRARS